In Paenibacillus kyungheensis, the following are encoded in one genomic region:
- a CDS encoding glycoside hydrolase family 35 protein, whose protein sequence is MNTFEVVGNDFVYNGQPMRLLSGAIHYFRIVPEYWEDRLLKLKALGLNTVETYIPWNLHEPQEGFFDFTGIADVVAFIQLAGSLGLHVIVRPSPYICAEWEFGGLPAWLLADQNMRLRSYDISYLDKVDAYYDVLLPLLQPLLCTKGGPIIAMQIENEYGSYGNDTAYLQYIQEAMVIRGMDVLLFTSDGPEDFMLQGGMVPGVLATVNFGSNATSAFAKLKQYQPDAPLMVMEFWDGWFDHWMEPHQTRSAQDTAETVDDILRYEQASLNFYMFHGGTNFGFYNGANHIKQYEPTVGSYDYGALLNEQGQPTDKFFAVREVLGEYIDLPALELPVPIPTANYGTVTLHEYSPLLQNLDVLTTAIHSSSPEPMEKLGQAYGFILYSTIVKGSRTEMELVLQQVSDRAIVYVDETYQGIIERWTPSNLPLEVPEQGIRLDILVENMGRINYGPYLRDPKGITEGVRHGNAFLYDWTIYPLPLHSLSDLIYTQTETLSAPLDQPAFYRGIFHVQSPADTFLRVDGWVKGVVFLNGFNLGRYWQVGPQKTLYIPAPLLKQGDNELILFELHGYKQLQVQLVDTADLGQ, encoded by the coding sequence TTGAACACTTTTGAAGTTGTTGGCAATGACTTTGTCTATAACGGTCAGCCGATGCGTCTGCTGTCTGGTGCAATACATTATTTTCGCATCGTGCCTGAATACTGGGAAGATCGGTTGCTCAAGCTAAAAGCTCTCGGCTTAAATACAGTGGAGACGTATATTCCATGGAATCTGCATGAACCACAAGAAGGTTTTTTTGATTTTACAGGTATCGCAGATGTTGTAGCTTTTATTCAGTTAGCCGGATCATTAGGATTGCATGTGATTGTTAGACCGAGCCCTTATATTTGTGCCGAATGGGAATTTGGAGGATTGCCTGCATGGTTGCTTGCTGATCAGAATATGCGACTGCGTAGTTATGATATATCTTATCTGGATAAAGTAGATGCTTATTATGATGTGTTACTACCGCTTCTTCAACCTTTGTTATGTACCAAAGGTGGGCCGATTATAGCGATGCAGATCGAAAATGAGTACGGAAGTTATGGCAACGATACAGCATATCTTCAATACATTCAAGAAGCAATGGTGATACGGGGAATGGATGTATTGTTGTTCACTTCAGATGGGCCGGAAGACTTTATGTTGCAGGGTGGGATGGTTCCCGGTGTACTGGCGACCGTTAATTTTGGATCGAATGCGACGTCTGCTTTTGCTAAGCTCAAGCAGTATCAACCGGATGCTCCACTTATGGTGATGGAGTTCTGGGATGGTTGGTTTGATCATTGGATGGAACCTCATCAGACCCGTTCAGCACAAGATACCGCAGAGACTGTTGATGACATTTTGCGATATGAACAAGCTTCACTCAACTTCTATATGTTCCACGGAGGAACAAACTTTGGCTTTTACAATGGAGCCAATCATATTAAGCAGTATGAACCAACTGTAGGAAGTTATGATTATGGAGCTTTATTAAATGAACAGGGACAGCCGACAGATAAATTTTTTGCGGTTCGAGAAGTGCTTGGTGAATATATAGATTTACCTGCATTGGAATTACCTGTACCGATCCCGACTGCTAATTACGGCACTGTAACTTTACATGAATATAGTCCTTTATTGCAGAATCTAGATGTGCTAACTACAGCGATTCATTCTTCTTCACCTGAACCGATGGAAAAGCTAGGGCAAGCGTATGGCTTTATTTTATATTCCACTATAGTCAAAGGGTCACGAACCGAAATGGAACTTGTTCTTCAACAGGTAAGTGATCGGGCTATCGTATATGTAGATGAAACATATCAAGGGATTATCGAGCGCTGGACCCCGTCTAATCTTCCTTTAGAAGTACCGGAACAAGGCATACGTTTAGATATTCTAGTCGAAAATATGGGACGTATTAATTATGGGCCTTACTTGCGCGATCCTAAAGGGATTACGGAAGGTGTACGGCATGGCAATGCGTTTCTATATGACTGGACGATCTATCCATTACCGCTACATTCGCTTAGCGACCTTATCTATACGCAGACAGAGACGCTATCAGCCCCACTTGATCAACCAGCTTTTTACCGTGGTATATTTCATGTACAATCTCCAGCCGATACATTTCTAAGAGTAGATGGTTGGGTCAAAGGGGTAGTGTTTTTAAATGGATTTAATCTAGGTCGATACTGGCAAGTAGGGCCGCAGAAAACACTATATATTCCTGCGCCATTGTTAAAGCAAGGCGATAATGAGTTAATCCTGTTCGAATTACATGGATACAAACAATTGCAAGTGCAGTTGGTGGATACTGCTGATCTAGGACAGTAA
- a CDS encoding carbohydrate ABC transporter permease, with product MSMTANFESGSTKPKVSVSKTPLRWVGHIVLRIFLIIQALIVVYPLIWNVLASFKTNTEVMESPWSLPKTLNWENYVNAFTTARIGDYMLNSVLVVAMSMVILLAVALPTAYALGRMQFRGRGLITNLYMAGLFIGGAYIIVPLFILMNNLHMLDNRFWLSAVYATGSLSFSVYLMIGFMKSIPQDFEEAALIDGAGYMNILFRIILPITRPAIVTLVVFGFFDFWNEYVLALTLVTSDEKKTIPIGLANLMQIQQYATDWGSLFAGLVIVLIPTVIVYALLQKRLTEGMMMGGVKG from the coding sequence ATGTCGATGACAGCCAACTTTGAAAGCGGGAGCACAAAGCCTAAGGTTAGTGTATCCAAAACACCGCTGCGCTGGGTAGGTCATATCGTGTTACGTATTTTTTTGATCATACAGGCATTAATCGTCGTTTATCCTTTGATCTGGAATGTATTAGCTTCGTTCAAAACAAATACAGAAGTGATGGAAAGTCCGTGGAGCTTACCGAAGACATTAAACTGGGAAAATTATGTGAATGCTTTTACTACCGCTCGTATTGGCGATTATATGCTAAATTCGGTATTAGTGGTTGCGATGTCGATGGTTATTCTGTTAGCGGTAGCTTTACCGACAGCGTATGCGTTAGGTAGAATGCAATTTAGAGGCAGAGGATTGATTACGAATCTGTATATGGCAGGATTGTTTATCGGAGGTGCGTATATTATTGTACCGCTATTTATTCTGATGAATAATCTACATATGCTGGATAATCGCTTCTGGCTAAGTGCAGTCTATGCAACAGGTAGCCTTTCTTTTTCTGTCTATCTGATGATTGGATTTATGAAGTCGATTCCACAAGATTTTGAAGAAGCGGCGCTGATTGATGGAGCAGGATATATGAATATTTTGTTCCGTATTATTTTACCGATTACGCGTCCTGCGATTGTAACTCTGGTGGTATTCGGCTTTTTTGACTTTTGGAATGAATATGTACTGGCATTAACATTAGTCACAAGTGATGAGAAAAAAACGATTCCGATCGGGCTGGCTAATCTGATGCAGATTCAACAATATGCGACAGATTGGGGTTCTCTGTTTGCAGGATTAGTGATTGTATTGATTCCTACCGTCATTGTCTATGCATTATTGCAGAAAAGATTAACCGAAGGCATGATGATGGGCGGGGTCAAAGGTTGA
- a CDS encoding carbohydrate ABC transporter permease has translation MKMKTRRRWFLLFCLLPGLLLLTLFKLYPTVEVFQKSFYLWTGIGDEPKWVGFQNFIDLFHDDVFLLSLRNTGFLMLVVPVLTLFIALINASILTRSKLKERGLYRTLFFFPSILSFVVIAILWSFIYHPTIGFLNSGLDFIGLSSWALPWLGDERTVLWALAITMIWQAVGYYMVMYMAGIDSISPDLYEAAGIDGATPIQQFIHITIPMLWEIIRITIIFSINGVLTISFIIVSIMTGGGPNRHSEVIMTYLYSQAFSNSNFGYAMAIGVFVFVMSFLLAILSNRLTRREAS, from the coding sequence ATGAAAATGAAGACAAGACGGCGTTGGTTTTTATTATTTTGTTTGTTGCCCGGACTGTTATTGCTTACGTTGTTTAAGTTGTATCCTACGGTCGAAGTATTCCAGAAATCTTTTTACTTATGGACAGGTATCGGAGATGAGCCGAAATGGGTAGGATTCCAAAATTTTATCGATTTATTCCATGATGATGTATTTTTGTTATCGTTACGAAATACCGGATTTTTGATGTTAGTGGTGCCTGTGTTGACGTTATTTATCGCATTGATTAATGCATCGATTCTGACACGTTCCAAATTGAAAGAACGTGGACTTTATCGCACTTTATTTTTCTTTCCCAGTATTTTATCTTTTGTCGTCATTGCTATTCTATGGTCATTTATTTATCATCCGACGATTGGATTTCTCAATTCAGGGCTTGATTTCATCGGATTAAGTAGCTGGGCGCTTCCGTGGTTAGGTGATGAACGGACAGTATTGTGGGCGTTAGCAATCACGATGATCTGGCAAGCGGTTGGTTATTATATGGTGATGTATATGGCAGGAATTGATAGTATATCTCCTGACTTGTATGAAGCGGCAGGTATAGATGGAGCTACCCCAATTCAGCAGTTTATCCATATTACGATTCCGATGTTATGGGAAATTATTCGAATTACGATTATCTTCAGTATTAACGGTGTGCTTACGATTAGCTTTATTATCGTATCGATTATGACAGGCGGAGGGCCAAATCGTCATTCTGAAGTGATTATGACTTATCTGTACAGTCAGGCTTTTTCCAATTCCAATTTTGGCTATGCGATGGCGATCGGTGTATTTGTGTTTGTAATGTCGTTTTTGTTAGCGATTTTAAGCAACCGTTTAACACGAAGGGAGGCATCTTAA
- a CDS encoding carbohydrate ABC transporter substrate-binding protein, whose protein sequence is MKGIKTLNMLSAVVLSFSLLAGCGGNAGSADKSTQAANSQFADPDLNIAVFQGGYGREYWDTIAEDFMKDYPGTKINITASPKIAELIRPKIVAGNPPDLMYIAGSDNTSLLDGLVKDHALLDLTDVFDSTPKGETQPLKNKILLGALESRAMAPYGDGKVYAAPFNFGVMGLWYNKTLFKQKGIEVPKTWDELLALNTTAQQNNRALFTYQGLYPGYLEEIIVPSIYSVSKQKGLTDFFDYNPTFWTSDTFRQVWGVLEKIATEDNGLMKGTVALNHTQAQTEFMQGHAMFIPNGTWFEDEMKDAPREEGFEFGFLGVPAFKKGDPVTAMTSVEQIVIPAKAKNPELAKAFLSYLYTDKSVKLNAEKSKGILAVKGAPDLVKEYISDTTYNVYKTVDSGMVAINGSFKSVAKGSKYNPSEEVYNPISSLMNKQMTLDQYSAQMTKLYTELNQELVNNTP, encoded by the coding sequence ATGAAGGGGATCAAAACATTAAATATGTTAAGTGCAGTTGTATTGTCATTTTCGTTGTTGGCTGGATGTGGGGGTAATGCAGGCAGTGCAGATAAAAGCACTCAAGCAGCCAATAGCCAATTTGCTGATCCAGACCTCAATATCGCTGTTTTTCAAGGAGGATATGGACGGGAATACTGGGATACGATTGCAGAAGACTTTATGAAAGATTATCCGGGAACCAAGATCAATATTACCGCCAGTCCCAAAATCGCTGAATTGATTCGCCCCAAAATTGTAGCCGGTAATCCGCCGGATTTAATGTATATTGCAGGCAGTGATAATACATCGTTGCTAGATGGTCTGGTCAAAGACCATGCTTTACTAGATTTAACCGATGTGTTTGATAGCACGCCAAAAGGAGAAACACAGCCGCTCAAAAATAAAATTCTACTGGGTGCTTTAGAATCCAGAGCGATGGCTCCTTATGGAGATGGCAAAGTGTATGCTGCCCCGTTTAACTTTGGTGTAATGGGATTGTGGTATAACAAAACTCTTTTTAAACAAAAAGGAATTGAAGTTCCAAAAACATGGGATGAGTTGTTAGCACTCAATACAACAGCACAACAAAATAATAGAGCGCTATTTACGTATCAAGGGTTATATCCAGGTTATCTGGAAGAAATCATTGTACCTTCGATCTATAGTGTGAGTAAGCAGAAGGGATTAACTGATTTTTTTGATTACAATCCTACATTTTGGACAAGTGACACATTCCGTCAGGTATGGGGTGTACTGGAAAAGATCGCTACCGAAGATAACGGATTGATGAAAGGTACAGTCGCTTTGAATCATACACAAGCACAGACCGAATTTATGCAAGGTCATGCGATGTTTATTCCGAATGGCACATGGTTTGAAGATGAAATGAAAGATGCTCCGCGTGAAGAAGGATTTGAGTTTGGATTTCTAGGCGTACCTGCTTTTAAAAAAGGTGATCCGGTTACAGCGATGACCAGTGTAGAGCAGATCGTTATTCCAGCCAAAGCCAAAAATCCAGAATTAGCTAAAGCCTTTTTATCGTATCTGTATACTGATAAAAGTGTAAAACTTAATGCTGAAAAATCGAAAGGAATCCTTGCTGTTAAAGGAGCACCCGATCTGGTCAAAGAGTATATTTCTGATACGACTTACAATGTCTATAAAACAGTCGATAGCGGTATGGTAGCCATAAACGGTTCGTTTAAATCGGTAGCTAAAGGTAGCAAATACAATCCAAGCGAAGAAGTGTATAATCCTATTTCTTCATTGATGAATAAGCAGATGACATTAGATCAATATAGTGCGCAAATGACCAAATTATATACTGAACTGAATCAAGAGTTAGTGAATAATACACCATAA
- a CDS encoding response regulator transcription factor, with amino-acid sequence MMYKVLIVDDELIVRHAVKTLIHWEGSRFEYAGSCSNGRTALELIAQTDIDIVITDIKMPDMDGIALIKQLRADQYHGEILVLSNYNDFELVREALKHSAHDYMLKLTLQTDNFMQVLEEMAAKIDQKEPVLQKNTSLSIADPVEYSDFQQQLLEICGIDHSAIQLLQRAEINTQSSASSDSSYRPLDTERQLLFLFAVNIEQANANDNLLNAAQRLKSALSGLSDELFSNSHHVMLAELNNHQFILGVTCEKSSSLISANPSSWSETIAQRLISLSNMYYNIPLQIVYTIGASNEHELRQHIQYCLNIEESPLPLAIKPTPHRLSPPHSNHKVMIRPEVQKVIDYLQTHYAERIHLSEIAAYVNLSEPYLCQVFKVEIGQSILTYLNDIRMNHAYQMLSSGQWLVKQVALEVGIHDPFYFNRLFKKRYGISPKQIKPVLS; translated from the coding sequence ATGATGTATAAAGTGTTGATTGTTGATGATGAGTTGATTGTTCGTCATGCTGTAAAAACGCTTATTCATTGGGAAGGCAGTCGATTTGAATATGCGGGGTCATGTTCGAATGGACGTACTGCGCTTGAACTTATCGCACAGACTGATATTGATATTGTGATTACCGATATCAAGATGCCTGATATGGATGGGATAGCGCTTATTAAGCAATTACGAGCTGATCAGTATCATGGAGAGATCTTAGTATTGAGCAACTACAATGATTTTGAATTGGTACGTGAAGCACTCAAACATAGTGCACATGATTATATGCTCAAATTAACATTGCAGACAGATAACTTTATGCAAGTGCTTGAAGAAATGGCTGCTAAAATAGATCAAAAAGAACCCGTACTCCAAAAAAATACATCTCTCAGTATCGCTGACCCTGTAGAATATAGTGATTTTCAGCAGCAATTATTGGAGATATGCGGTATAGATCATTCCGCTATCCAGTTACTTCAACGTGCAGAGATCAATACACAATCATCTGCATCTTCAGACTCTTCTTATCGTCCATTGGATACCGAGCGACAACTCCTCTTTTTATTTGCAGTCAATATCGAACAAGCTAATGCTAACGACAATCTATTGAATGCAGCTCAACGCTTAAAGTCAGCTTTATCTGGATTATCAGATGAACTCTTTTCCAATAGTCATCATGTAATGTTAGCTGAACTGAACAATCATCAATTTATTTTAGGCGTAACTTGTGAAAAAAGTTCTTCGTTAATATCTGCGAATCCATCCTCTTGGAGTGAAACAATAGCGCAACGGCTGATCAGTTTATCCAACATGTATTACAATATTCCTTTACAGATTGTGTACACGATAGGAGCAAGTAATGAGCATGAACTTAGACAACATATCCAGTACTGTCTGAATATCGAAGAATCCCCTCTACCTTTAGCAATAAAGCCAACACCCCATAGATTAAGTCCACCTCATTCCAATCATAAAGTGATGATTCGGCCAGAAGTACAAAAAGTGATCGATTATTTGCAGACTCATTATGCAGAGCGTATTCATTTATCTGAAATTGCGGCTTATGTGAATCTGTCTGAACCTTATTTGTGTCAGGTATTTAAAGTAGAAATAGGGCAAAGTATTCTAACATATCTAAACGATATTCGAATGAATCATGCGTATCAAATGCTATCCTCAGGACAATGGCTGGTCAAACAGGTAGCGTTAGAAGTAGGTATTCATGATCCATTTTATTTCAATCGCTTGTTTAAAAAACGTTATGGAATCTCACCTAAACAGATAAAACCTGTCTTATCATGA
- a CDS encoding sensor histidine kinase: MPSNAKLKWFKKSSFLLRHLSIKHRLLIAFLITSLLPVVIVAFYSNQIYETSTTTKISETSTQTLDELARNIARELEQYETLSENIIINPSIQTGLANYNQLTDLDKNVLQTLIRKQLDQQIFSFSNLSNVVIMTNTGAAFFDLGYQWYPGDQLSEVMTQTEGVARNAYWSYLRSNRGTPTLALTRKIYSENDLNSYLGYIVLCFDEKSFARNLYQSVNLGKGSSIYITNDNGMVISSLNPAIVQGNIFHKDIISKMISEQHQGQSEEFESTILNTKMLVTSAEIQMANWHIIGLIPHSFIVSELTGLRNHIIALCLLTLLLSAIVSMWIYFSISSPMRSLLLFAKRVDRGKLDGMPQQGPYPDEMQQLTSTIYNMVDRLKQLIVQIQTEQQAKREAELKMLQAQINPHFLFNTLNSLKWSAMLSGNASLTQGIGSLSELLHNTILVKEEMIPLAKEIENVQHYANIQRIRYGDSFHLEVQLHEDTATWMVPKFILQPIVENSILHAGADEHAKVNIRIEASLSDQGIQILICDNGKGFDQAEQRQQKALYRSLSGIGITNVHERIRLHYGEPYGLITHSRINYGTTTEIILPKRDRTKEDKNDV, translated from the coding sequence ATGCCCTCTAACGCTAAATTGAAATGGTTCAAAAAATCCTCGTTCCTACTTCGTCATCTTTCGATCAAGCATCGCTTACTTATCGCTTTTCTAATTACTTCTCTTTTACCTGTCGTTATTGTCGCCTTTTACTCCAATCAAATCTATGAGACATCGACCACAACCAAGATCAGTGAGACATCTACACAGACATTAGATGAATTAGCTCGTAATATCGCTAGAGAACTGGAACAATACGAGACATTAAGTGAAAATATTATTATTAATCCTTCGATTCAGACAGGGCTAGCCAATTACAATCAGTTAACCGATCTGGACAAAAATGTGTTGCAAACGTTGATTCGCAAACAACTGGATCAGCAGATTTTCAGCTTTAGTAACCTTTCTAATGTCGTTATTATGACCAATACAGGCGCGGCTTTTTTTGATCTGGGCTATCAATGGTATCCAGGTGATCAATTAAGTGAAGTGATGACTCAAACAGAAGGCGTTGCTCGTAATGCGTATTGGTCTTACCTTCGTTCTAATCGTGGTACGCCAACATTAGCCCTCACCCGCAAAATCTATTCCGAAAATGATCTAAATTCATATCTAGGCTATATTGTTCTTTGTTTTGATGAAAAAAGTTTTGCCCGTAATCTATATCAGTCTGTCAATCTAGGAAAAGGTAGTAGTATCTACATAACCAATGATAATGGAATGGTAATTTCTTCGTTGAATCCAGCGATTGTACAAGGCAATATTTTTCACAAAGATATCATATCCAAAATGATCAGCGAACAACATCAAGGCCAATCTGAAGAATTTGAATCAACGATTTTGAATACAAAAATGCTGGTGACCAGTGCAGAGATTCAGATGGCAAATTGGCATATTATCGGCTTGATTCCTCATTCTTTTATCGTGTCAGAACTTACCGGATTACGAAATCATATTATCGCCTTATGTCTATTGACGTTACTATTGTCTGCTATCGTATCTATGTGGATATATTTTAGTATTAGTTCGCCGATGCGTTCGCTTTTGTTATTTGCCAAACGGGTAGATCGTGGGAAGTTAGACGGAATGCCTCAACAAGGGCCTTATCCAGATGAAATGCAGCAATTAACATCAACTATCTACAACATGGTAGATAGACTCAAACAATTGATCGTGCAGATCCAGACCGAACAGCAAGCCAAAAGAGAAGCAGAACTCAAAATGTTACAAGCTCAGATTAATCCTCACTTTTTATTTAATACATTAAATTCGTTGAAATGGAGTGCAATGCTCAGTGGCAATGCTTCGCTAACACAGGGGATTGGCTCATTATCTGAACTGCTTCACAATACGATTCTAGTCAAAGAAGAAATGATCCCGTTAGCAAAAGAAATTGAGAATGTACAACATTATGCAAATATTCAGCGTATTCGTTATGGTGATTCATTTCATCTGGAAGTGCAGTTGCATGAAGACACTGCTACATGGATGGTACCCAAATTTATTTTACAGCCGATTGTCGAAAATTCGATCTTGCATGCTGGAGCAGATGAACATGCTAAAGTAAATATTCGAATAGAAGCCAGTCTATCTGATCAAGGAATACAGATTCTTATCTGCGACAATGGCAAAGGATTTGACCAGGCCGAACAACGTCAACAGAAAGCATTGTATCGCTCATTATCTGGAATAGGTATTACAAATGTACATGAACGAATCAGGCTTCATTATGGAGAACCTTATGGTCTAATCACACATAGTAGAATTAATTATGGAACAACGACTGAGATTATATTACCTAAGCGAGATCGTACAAAGGAGGACAAAAATGATGTATAA
- the rlmN gene encoding 23S rRNA (adenine(2503)-C(2))-methyltransferase RlmN, giving the protein MNKPSIYGLTLDQLSSWLGERGHKKFRAGQVWDYLYRQRVTEFNEMTEVNPACIALLAEHFAIQTLTEHVKQESADGTVKFLFRLEDGNLIETVLMRQKYGQSVCVTTQVGCNIGCSFCASGLIKKSRDLTAGEIVEQIMKVQFHLDAAAQDQLVTHIVVMGIGEPFDNFENMVDFLNIVKDRKGLVIAPKRITVSTSGLPDKIREFADSDLQVNLALSLHAPNNELRTRIMKINRAYPLEQLMSAVEYYLTKTNRRIMLEYILLRDVNDHQEHAQQLADLIAHMNKSASVNLIPYNPVDEHSQYQRSSQESIITFYDTLKKNGVNCTVRLEHGTDIDAACGQLRSKQIKKAAQAKNEDNPVVVGS; this is encoded by the coding sequence ATGAATAAACCATCCATTTATGGATTAACATTAGATCAATTATCGTCATGGCTTGGTGAACGTGGACACAAGAAATTCCGCGCCGGTCAGGTCTGGGATTATTTGTATCGTCAACGTGTAACTGAATTTAATGAAATGACTGAAGTGAATCCGGCTTGTATCGCTTTGCTTGCCGAGCATTTTGCAATTCAGACATTAACCGAACATGTGAAGCAAGAATCTGCTGATGGTACAGTGAAATTTCTGTTCCGTTTGGAAGATGGCAACTTGATCGAAACGGTATTGATGCGTCAGAAGTATGGTCAATCGGTATGTGTAACCACTCAAGTAGGCTGTAATATCGGCTGTAGCTTTTGTGCAAGTGGTCTAATTAAGAAAAGTCGTGATCTCACCGCAGGTGAGATTGTGGAACAGATTATGAAAGTGCAATTTCATCTGGATGCAGCCGCGCAAGACCAATTGGTTACGCATATCGTAGTCATGGGAATCGGCGAACCATTTGATAATTTTGAAAATATGGTCGATTTCTTAAATATTGTGAAAGATCGCAAAGGTCTGGTAATTGCGCCTAAACGTATCACTGTCTCCACAAGTGGTCTGCCTGACAAAATCAGAGAATTTGCCGATAGTGATCTACAGGTGAATCTAGCTCTTTCTTTACATGCACCGAATAATGAACTGCGTACACGCATTATGAAAATTAATCGTGCTTATCCGTTAGAGCAATTGATGTCTGCTGTAGAGTACTATTTAACCAAAACAAATCGCCGGATTATGTTAGAGTACATTTTGCTACGTGATGTGAACGATCATCAAGAACATGCACAGCAATTGGCTGATCTAATCGCTCATATGAACAAGTCAGCCAGTGTGAATCTGATTCCATACAATCCGGTTGATGAGCATAGCCAGTATCAACGTAGTTCTCAAGAATCGATTATTACATTCTACGATACGTTGAAAAAGAATGGTGTGAACTGTACAGTTCGTCTGGAGCATGGAACAGATATTGATGCAGCTTGCGGACAATTGCGCAGTAAACAAATTAAAAAAGCAGCACAAGCGAAAAATGAAGACAATCCTGTTGTGGTTGGTTCATGA
- a CDS encoding ArsR/SmtB family transcription factor, translated as MKILEATRPTPIKLVDVFSALSDPVRLKILLCLAHHGEKSCAGFQMSHISKSTLSHHVKILRETGLIQLRIDGRQHFYRICQSELDTQFPGLLASILQTEEKDLL; from the coding sequence ATGAAAATATTAGAAGCTACCAGACCGACACCGATCAAGCTTGTCGATGTATTCAGCGCACTAAGTGATCCTGTGCGATTGAAAATACTATTGTGTCTTGCACATCATGGAGAAAAAAGTTGTGCAGGTTTTCAAATGAGTCATATTTCCAAATCCACCTTGTCTCATCATGTTAAAATATTACGCGAAACGGGATTAATCCAATTACGCATTGATGGCAGGCAACATTTTTATCGTATTTGCCAAAGTGAACTAGACACTCAATTTCCTGGATTGTTAGCATCTATTCTTCAAACAGAAGAAAAAGATCTACTCTAA
- a CDS encoding nuclear transport factor 2 family protein, with translation MTTAIQTLNDYFRLFDASRTDPQAMEQLLDLFIPDVEIVLNGATRNGFKTFMDTFYQYNIDIKHMHEPWELQTNGTYESRWAVCGMSSEGTVYAKTGIDIARVNEEGKIVFLENVQENQDAFSKY, from the coding sequence ATGACAACAGCTATCCAAACATTAAATGACTATTTCCGCTTATTCGATGCTTCACGTACTGATCCACAAGCGATGGAACAATTGTTGGATTTATTTATTCCAGATGTAGAGATTGTACTGAACGGAGCTACACGTAACGGGTTCAAAACTTTTATGGATACATTCTATCAATACAATATTGATATCAAACATATGCATGAGCCGTGGGAACTGCAAACCAACGGAACCTACGAATCCCGCTGGGCAGTATGTGGCATGTCGAGTGAAGGAACAGTCTATGCCAAAACAGGAATTGATATTGCTCGTGTGAATGAAGAAGGTAAGATTGTATTTTTGGAAAATGTACAGGAGAATCAAGACGCTTTTAGCAAGTATTGA
- a CDS encoding energy-coupling factor transporter transmembrane component T family protein: MKSNHSWLSTLNPTIKLVTHLLVMCVLMAVTDPRITLAIWLVALVIGMTLGGWRIAYLLKRLLPYTIFFVMIFWMMAAFGKGEHTIWQWGWFHITEESLNNGLMIALRMLGFVTYGLLFTSTTDLTAMIMSLVHQCRLSPKWAYGLLAGFRFIPLFQTELTQMKSAHKIRGYKQKNSWKSFIRYALPLFTQGIRKSERIAIAMEARGFTGTRQRTYYLTPQLAGRDGWYMGLLLIVVLGITFILKK, encoded by the coding sequence ATGAAAAGCAATCATTCGTGGTTATCCACCTTGAATCCGACGATCAAGTTGGTAACTCATTTGTTAGTGATGTGCGTATTGATGGCAGTCACTGATCCTCGTATCACTTTAGCGATCTGGTTAGTAGCACTAGTGATTGGAATGACTTTGGGTGGTTGGCGGATTGCTTATTTGCTCAAACGATTGCTGCCGTACACGATCTTTTTTGTAATGATTTTCTGGATGATGGCGGCATTTGGTAAAGGTGAACATACCATCTGGCAATGGGGATGGTTCCATATTACTGAAGAAAGTCTGAATAATGGTCTAATGATCGCCCTGCGGATGCTTGGATTTGTTACGTATGGACTGTTGTTCACATCGACCACCGATCTTACTGCTATGATTATGAGTCTGGTTCATCAATGTAGATTATCGCCAAAGTGGGCTTATGGACTGTTAGCTGGATTTCGCTTTATTCCTTTGTTCCAGACAGAACTGACTCAAATGAAATCGGCGCATAAGATTAGAGGGTATAAGCAGAAGAATAGCTGGAAATCTTTTATCCGTTATGCACTACCACTATTCACGCAAGGTATTCGTAAGTCTGAACGAATAGCGATAGCGATGGAAGCACGCGGATTCACAGGCACACGTCAGCGTACCTATTATCTAACTCCACAATTAGCAGGCAGAGATGGTTGGTATATGGGGTTGTTGTTAATAGTCGTTCTAGGAATAACATTTATATTGAAAAAGTAG